A genomic region of Homalodisca vitripennis isolate AUS2020 chromosome 5, UT_GWSS_2.1, whole genome shotgun sequence contains the following coding sequences:
- the LOC124361914 gene encoding uncharacterized protein LOC124361914, producing MKSMTALTVLLISIWSQSQVSADESTKLKLKPYDPLLEQEPNGLEQQLAKLVYVLDSFKDEWSRSNHEEILKSVMKIKPTISNLIKRNLKNCDIDALEHVVEDLVNTTVGFLTNVSGSVEAICNQVYQCANDGFPKSLGCFLELPQSCESYIQDIQEQLNEFLPKANKLALKIATEIVNCLP from the coding sequence GTTTCTGCTGATGAGtctacaaaattaaaactcaaaccATACGATCCATTACTGGAACAAGAGCCTAACGGTCTGGAACAACAGTTGGCTAAACTTGTGTACGTCTTAGACTCATTCAAAGATGAATGGTCCAGATCAAATcatgaagaaattttaaaaagcgTGATGAAAATAAAGCCAACTATTTCCAACCTCATCAAAAGAAATCTTAAAAACTGTGATATTGATGCATTAGAACACGTAGTTGAAGATCTGGTCAATACTACAGTTGGCTTTTTGACTAATGTGTCAGGGTCGGTGGAAGCAATCTGCAACCAGGTTTACCAATGTGCCAACGATGGCTTCCCCAAGAGTTTAGGATGTTTTCTCGAGTTGCCGCAGAGCTGTGAAAGCTACATACAGGACATCCAGGAGCAACTGAATGAGTTTCTTCCCAAAGCTAACAAACTGGCATTGAAAATTGCAACTGAAATTGTTAATTGTTTGccttaa